The sequence ACTTTCTTCACTGAACGGTTTCATGCCGATATAATGGTTCAACCCGTTAATAATGTCGATATTTCCTTTCAGTTTATTGGGATAGACAATAATATCGAGTCCCTCAGGATATTGCGGTGCAACAAACCGCATTCCCCACCACGGGAAAAAGAGCGATGCACCGATTAAAACAGCCGCACAGCTAATGATGAGTGCGGATGAAATAGATAATTTCGCTTTCTTCATTCTTTTCACTTCCTTTTAATTAAAAGGGGGAAAGATTCCCCCCTTTTTCTTATTGCTTTGGTTTGACGAGTAAATATCCTGTCATTTCTTGGTGCAATGCCGAACAAAAGTTTGTGCAATAAATTGGATATGTTCCTGCTTTATCCGCCACAAATTCTACTGTGTTCGTTTGCCCTGGCTGCACTTCAATATTAATGTTGTATTTATTAATCGCAAAGCCGTGTGTAATATCTTCGTCGCGGTCGATGTTTGTAAGGTGAATGAATACTTTATCGCCTTCGTTTACCTCTATGACATCTGGACGTTTTGCTTTCGCGTCAAAAATGAATTTCGAACGCATCGCAATACCATATACGTGCACTTCGTTCCCTTTGCGGACGATGCGCGTATCTTTTTGATTAAAGACAGCGTACGGGTTTTTCTCGTCTTTTGGATATACTTCAATCGTTTTAATTTTATCTGCTTTAATCATTTGCCCGTAGTGCGGTTCCGGATCGACCGGTGCCGATTGAATCACTTCCATTTTGCCGCTAATATCAATTAACTGCATCGACTCTGGGTGCGATGGTCCAACAGATAAATAGCTGTCTTTTGCCAATTTATTCAACGAAACTAAATATTTTCCGTCTGGAGAAACGGTGTCGCCTTCCGCAGCAACCGAGTGGCCTGGCGAATATTGCACCGGCACACGGTCAAGCACTTCGCCTGTGTTCGGATCCCATTTGACGACTTCAGAGGAAATGAACATCGTCGTATACGCCATTCCTTTATCATCGAATTGGGTATGAAGTGGTCCAAGTGCATTTTCTGGATTCACTTCACGCTCCATGACAGATTCATATTTTAAAATTGGGATTCCGTTTCGTTCACCAGCAAACTCTTTATTTTCAATCGCTTTAAACGCCTTTTCAAACGAGAAGACAGTAAGTAATGGCGCTAATTTCCCTGAAGCGATAAATCGCTTGCCGTCAGGGGTGACGTCTACTCCGTGCGGCGATTTTGCTACCGGTATTAAATAAATGCCGCCTTCATGTTTTTCTGGGAAAATCACTTTTTGCCCCTCAACCGTATCGTATTTTCCCTCTTTCACCATTTTCTCAAGCTCCCGCCAGTTAAATAAAACGATAAAGTCGCGGTCTTCCTTGGAAGCGTTAATTTCTAAGTTCGTTGTTGCTTCTTCTGTGTTATATGTCGTAATAACCGCCCAGTCTTTTGATACTTTTTTTCCTGCATCGGACAAGTCATATGACCATGGCGGCAACGCCACTTGGTAGGCAATATTTAATTTTTGCTCGTTTTCATCAAATGTGACAGCGCTCATCACGCCGCGGTATTTTGTGCTGTAGTCATCGAGCGATTCATATTTATCCCCAAGCGGAACGGCAAAACGCGTCGGCAAAAACAAATATTCCGTGTTTTCCGTCACAAATGCCGCACAGTGTGGACCGCTTGTATTTGGCACACTAATAATGTCTTTAACGGTAAACGTTTTCAAATCCATCACTGCCGCACGGCTGTTGGCGACATCGGTCGCAAATAAATATTTTCCGTCATAATCTCCGTTCGTTTCGGAAAGCGCAGGATGGTGCAAATCTCCCCATGTGTAGCCGCCAAGCATTTTTTTCGAATGTTCGTCCCATCCATATCCGGTAGCGGAGTCAAGTGAAAATACAGGGACAGTTCGAATGCGTCGAAGCGATGGAACACCATATACAAATAACTGTCCTGAGTGGCCACCAGAAGCAAATAAGTAGTATTCATCTTTCTCACCAAACGGAACGTATACTTTTTCCGCATTGGTTTTCGCAGATGCCGTTGAAGTCGGTTGTTTTGGAGAAAAATCGCCGAAAAAAACAGTGGAAGCTAACACACCGACAGCCAATCCAGAAATGGCGGAAATCCATTTTTTCTTCATACGAACACCTCTTTTCGTTTATTTTTCCGAGGCAACTTTTAACGCTTGAACGATCGCTTTTCGTTCTTCATCCGTTAATGGATTCGATTTGATTACGCCAGACATCACCGCAGACGTTGGCTCCTTTAAAAACTCATCAATTGGTTTTCCATGTTTTTCTTCGACTTCTACATAAGCGTTCGATAAGTCCGGTCCTGTCGTACCGCCTTGCACGTTCAATTTAGAAATAGCGTGACAAGAAATACACCCTTTTTGTTTAAAGATTTCCCCCTCCTTCGAACTTACAGTGGTGTCCTTTTGTTCAGTCGATGTTTCGTTGCTTTGCTCAGTAGCTGTTGGTTGTTCTTTGGCAGGCTCTTTGTTAGCGAAATGGAAATATGTATATCCACCCGCCAAGCCTATAACAGCGCTAAGCAAAAAAATAAGCAGTGACTGTTTCATTTCCTCACCTCTTTTCATTTTTCCTTCACAATCTATTATAATGTCTTACATAAAATTCAAGTTGTGCTACAAATCACTTGACGATGGAATTTTTTGAACAAATGATGACATATTAACCGTTGACAACTTACTTTTCGTAAGTTTATAATTATCTTGAAGTCAAGATAAAGGTTGATGCGTATGAATCAAAACGAGCAAACATTATCGTTAAAACTATTCGTT comes from Anoxybacillus flavithermus and encodes:
- the nosZ gene encoding Sec-dependent nitrous-oxide reductase; its protein translation is MKKKWISAISGLAVGVLASTVFFGDFSPKQPTSTASAKTNAEKVYVPFGEKDEYYLFASGGHSGQLFVYGVPSLRRIRTVPVFSLDSATGYGWDEHSKKMLGGYTWGDLHHPALSETNGDYDGKYLFATDVANSRAAVMDLKTFTVKDIISVPNTSGPHCAAFVTENTEYLFLPTRFAVPLGDKYESLDDYSTKYRGVMSAVTFDENEQKLNIAYQVALPPWSYDLSDAGKKVSKDWAVITTYNTEEATTNLEINASKEDRDFIVLFNWRELEKMVKEGKYDTVEGQKVIFPEKHEGGIYLIPVAKSPHGVDVTPDGKRFIASGKLAPLLTVFSFEKAFKAIENKEFAGERNGIPILKYESVMEREVNPENALGPLHTQFDDKGMAYTTMFISSEVVKWDPNTGEVLDRVPVQYSPGHSVAAEGDTVSPDGKYLVSLNKLAKDSYLSVGPSHPESMQLIDISGKMEVIQSAPVDPEPHYGQMIKADKIKTIEVYPKDEKNPYAVFNQKDTRIVRKGNEVHVYGIAMRSKFIFDAKAKRPDVIEVNEGDKVFIHLTNIDRDEDITHGFAINKYNINIEVQPGQTNTVEFVADKAGTYPIYCTNFCSALHQEMTGYLLVKPKQ
- a CDS encoding c-type cytochrome, which codes for MKQSLLIFLLSAVIGLAGGYTYFHFANKEPAKEQPTATEQSNETSTEQKDTTVSSKEGEIFKQKGCISCHAISKLNVQGGTTGPDLSNAYVEVEEKHGKPIDEFLKEPTSAVMSGVIKSNPLTDEERKAIVQALKVASEK